The genomic DNA CCGTCGCCACCGGGCCATGGGCGCTGATGCCGTACTGCGCGGCGCGTGCGGCGGCCGCCTCTGGCCGCAGATCACCGAGAGCGCGCACCTCGACGTCGGGATAGGCCGTGAGCTGGTCGAGGTACTGGGCAGCGATGACCCCGGCACCGATGATGCCGAGGCCGACGGGGCCGGACGCAGCGGTCATGCTCGCTCCTCCTGGAGGTACCGGGTCAGCTGGGCGAGGGAGCGGGAGAGCGCCGTGAAGATGTCGCCGGAGTGGTCGTCGAACTCGATCACCCCGGTCTCGAGCCAGGGCGCGGAGGCGAGGATCCCGGGCACGTCCATCTCGCCCTCGCCGAGCGGCAGCTGGTCGCGCACGTCACCGGTCAGCGGGCCGTCCTTGAGATGGACGAGCTGGACCCGCTGGCCGAGTGCGTTGAGCAGCGCCGCGGGGTCGGTGCCGCCGACGGCGGACCAGAAGGTGTCGAGCTCGAGCACGACCCGCGGGTCGAGATGGTCGACCAGGACCTCCAGACCGCAGCGGCCCTCGAAGACCGGTCGGGTCTCGGCGTCGTGGTTGTGGTAGCCGATGCGCACCCCGTTCTCCGCGGCGAGCGGCGCCAGGGCGTTGAGCCGGTCGGCGGTGGCCCGGATGTCGTCCTCCCGCGCCCACTGCTCACGGTCCCAGTACGGCTCGATGACGGTGCGCACGCCGAGCCCCGCCGCAGTGGCGAGCAGGCCCGCGGGATCCTCGGCGCCGAGCAGGGAGGCATGGGCAGAGGGCGCCGCGAGCCCGTGCACGGCCAGCAGGGGCCGCAGTGACGTCGCGTTCTCACGCAGCGCGAAGGGCTCGACGGCGGTGAAGCCCATCTCGGCCAGACGGCGCAGAGTGGCCTCGGGATCGGCGGCGAAAGCATCCCGGACGCTGTAGAGCTGGACGGAGATCTGCACGGAGTGCTCCCTGGGACGGCGTCGAGGACGTGGGTCACCACACACTATGTCGGAGATCACGTCGCGGCAAAGGCGTCCGTCCCGCGGCGCCCGGCCCGGTGCCACACTGGGGACGTGGAGAGACATGTGCGGGCGTGGATGACGGCCGAGGTCACCGAGGGCACCGACATCGCCCTGCTGGTCGCGGTCTCCGAGGCGCCCGTCGCCCAGGAGTCGCTGACGGTGCTCGCCGGGGGCCGCGAGCACGCGGTCGCCGAGACCCGCGACCGCTTCGGCAGCCGGATGCACCTGATCACGGGGCTGCCTGCAGGTCAGGTCGAAGTGGTCTACGCCGCCCGCGGCATCACGCGCGCATCGGTGCCGGTCGTGAGCGAGGCGGACGCGGTGCTGCATCTGCGCCCCTCCCGCTACTGCGAGGTCGACGAGTTCACGTCGACCGCCGAGGAGATCGTGGGCGAGCGCACCGGAGCCGCGGCGGTCGAGGCCGTCGCCGCGTGGGTGCACGACCATCTCGACTACGTCCCCGGCGCCAGCTCGATCACCGATTCCGCGCGCAGCACCTACGTCTCCCGCCAGGGGGTGTGCCGGGACTACGCCCACCTGACCGCGACGCTGCTGCGGGCAGGTGGGGTCCCCGCCCGCTGCTCCTCGGCGTTCGCGCCGGGGCTCGCCCCGATGGACTTCCACCTGGTGGTCGAAGCCCTGGTCGAGGGGGACTGGGTGGCGGTGGACTCCACCCGCCTGGCGCCGCGGGCCTCGATGGTGAGGATCGCGACCGGTCAGGACGCGGCCGACACGGCCTTCATGACCACGCTCGCAGGCAACGTGGTGCTCACCGGCATCCAGGTCACGGCGATCGTGGACCCCGAGCTGCCCGCCGAGGACCCCGCTGCACGGGTCCTACTGCGCTGAGTCTTCGCCGGAGTCCTCGTCCGAGCCCTCGTCCCCGGTGAAGCCCGCGAGATACTGCTCGACCTCGGCGGCGATGTCCTCGGCGGTGGGGACCTCGGCGCCGGCGCCCGAGGTGATCATCCGGTCGTAGCGCTGCTCGAGCCCGGAGACCATCTCCTGGAGCTGCTCCTGGGCGTCGACCTGGGCGCTGACGGCCTCGCGGACGGGGCCGGCCTGCGCCTCCAGAGCCTCCATCGGCACGTGCGGACCCTTCTCCTGGCCGATCGCCTGCAGGAGGGCGATCGCGGCATCGGGATAGGACATCTCGTGGAGGTACTGCGGGACGTGCACCACGAGGCCCACCACGTCGTGGCCGGCATCGGCCAGGCGCAGTGTGAGCAGCGAGGTGAAGGGGGCGCGCAGGCGGAAGGTGCCGGGCATCGTCCTCCGCACTTCGATCGTGTCCGGGTCGCCCGCGAAGCGCGTCACCGGCAGCTCGCGGGTGTGGGGGACCGGGGCGGGGAAGCCCTGGACGAGGAGGGTGCGCTCGATGCCGAGCTGGTCCACGACGATCCGCAGCGCGTGCGCGACCCGCTCCCACTGGAACGACGGCTCGGGACCCGTGAGCAGGAAGAAGGGCTCGCCGTCGGGATCGGTGACCTCGTGGAGCACGATCTCGGGCTTCTGGTAGTCGTCGAAGTGGTCGAGCTCGAGGGTCACCTCGGGGCGTCGGCCCGCGTAGTCGTAGACCTGGTCCATGTCCAGGCGTCCCACGACGCGGCTGGGCAGAGTGTTGAGCAGGTGGTCGTCGACGAGGTCCTGGGCATTTCCGGCGTCGCTGAACGCACCGAGCGTGACCAGCAGCGTGCGGCCGCGCAGGGAGCGCGAGTCGACGTGCCGCTCGTAGTTGAACAGTGTCGTCGGATCCATGGTTCCTCCTGGCAACGGGCCGCCGGGCCGGGGCGGCAAGTGGTGACTCATCGTTCAACGACCGGGCGCGGGACACTATTCCGACGGGGGAGCGGACCTCACGTGAACAGGGTCACGGTATCGATCGCGAGACGGACCGCCAGGGCGCCGGTGACCACGAGGAAGACCCAGCGCACGAAGCCGGAGCCGAGGCGGATCGCCAGACGCGCCCCGAGGAATCCGCCGAGCACGTTGGCCAGAGCCATCAGACCGCCGAGCAGCCACCAGATCTCGCCCTGCAGTCCGAAGACCAGCAGGGCGCCGAGGTTGGTGGTGAGGTTCGCGAGCTTCGCGTGGACACTGGCCTCGAGGAAGCCGTACCCGAGCACGGCCACCATCGCGATGATGAAGAAGCTGCCGGTGCCCGGCCCCAGGACGCCGTCGTAGACGCCGACGAGGCCGCCGATGGCCCCGGCGCGCAGCACCTGTGCGCGTCCGCTGTGCCGGGGCCGGTGCACGAGTCCCATCGCCGGGCGCAGGAGCGTGTACAGCCCGACCGCGATCAGCGCCAGCAGCACGATGGGGGAGAGCCAGTCGCGGGGGATGAAGGAGGCCAGGCCCGCCCCGACGGCGCTGCCGAGCAGCGCGCACACGATCAGTGGGCCCGCGGTCGCGGCGATCGGGGCGATCCGTCGGACGTAGGTCCACGAGGAGATCGCCGTCCCCGCCGCCGAGGCGACCTTGTTGGTGCCCAGCACGGAACCGGTCGAGGCGTCGGCGGGCAGCGCGGTCAGCAGCGCCGGGAGCTGGATCAGGCCGCCGCCGCCGACGACGGCATCGACCCAGCCGGCGAGGAAGGCCGCCCCGACCAGGAGCAGCAGGGTCAGCGCGGAGAGCTCGAGGAGCTGATCAGGCAGGGGCACGGGATAAGTCAACACCGCTGGGAAGCGAGCCGCAGAATCGGCCCGCCTGTCAGACTGCCACGATGCGTGCACTGATCTGGGACCTCGGCGGCACCCTCGTGGACACCTATCCGGACGTCGACCGCGCTCTGGCCTCGAGGATCGACCCTCAGCCCGGTCAGGAGCTGCTCCACGAGGTCGCGGTGCTGACGCGCCGGTCCAGCTCGGAGGCGATCACGACTCTCGCCATGCGCCACGGTCTCGCCGAGGAGACTCTGCGCGCGGCGTACGAGAGCACGAAGCGACGGTGGAGGACCCGTCCCGCCCCGGTGATGGCCGGGGCGCGGGAGCTGCTGGCGGCCGTCCGGGACGCCGGCGGGATCAATCTGGTCTCGACGCATCGTGATCGGGCCAGCGCGACCGCACTCCTGGAGG from Brachybacterium sacelli includes the following:
- a CDS encoding sugar phosphate isomerase/epimerase; protein product: MQISVQLYSVRDAFAADPEATLRRLAEMGFTAVEPFALRENATSLRPLLAVHGLAAPSAHASLLGAEDPAGLLATAAGLGVRTVIEPYWDREQWAREDDIRATADRLNALAPLAAENGVRIGYHNHDAETRPVFEGRCGLEVLVDHLDPRVVLELDTFWSAVGGTDPAALLNALGQRVQLVHLKDGPLTGDVRDQLPLGEGEMDVPGILASAPWLETGVIEFDDHSGDIFTALSRSLAQLTRYLQEERA
- a CDS encoding transglutaminase family protein, which translates into the protein MERHVRAWMTAEVTEGTDIALLVAVSEAPVAQESLTVLAGGREHAVAETRDRFGSRMHLITGLPAGQVEVVYAARGITRASVPVVSEADAVLHLRPSRYCEVDEFTSTAEEIVGERTGAAAVEAVAAWVHDHLDYVPGASSITDSARSTYVSRQGVCRDYAHLTATLLRAGGVPARCSSAFAPGLAPMDFHLVVEALVEGDWVAVDSTRLAPRASMVRIATGQDAADTAFMTTLAGNVVLTGIQVTAIVDPELPAEDPAARVLLR
- a CDS encoding PAC2 family protein, producing MDPTTLFNYERHVDSRSLRGRTLLVTLGAFSDAGNAQDLVDDHLLNTLPSRVVGRLDMDQVYDYAGRRPEVTLELDHFDDYQKPEIVLHEVTDPDGEPFFLLTGPEPSFQWERVAHALRIVVDQLGIERTLLVQGFPAPVPHTRELPVTRFAGDPDTIEVRRTMPGTFRLRAPFTSLLTLRLADAGHDVVGLVVHVPQYLHEMSYPDAAIALLQAIGQEKGPHVPMEALEAQAGPVREAVSAQVDAQEQLQEMVSGLEQRYDRMITSGAGAEVPTAEDIAAEVEQYLAGFTGDEGSDEDSGEDSAQ
- a CDS encoding TSUP family transporter codes for the protein MPLPDQLLELSALTLLLLVGAAFLAGWVDAVVGGGGLIQLPALLTALPADASTGSVLGTNKVASAAGTAISSWTYVRRIAPIAATAGPLIVCALLGSAVGAGLASFIPRDWLSPIVLLALIAVGLYTLLRPAMGLVHRPRHSGRAQVLRAGAIGGLVGVYDGVLGPGTGSFFIIAMVAVLGYGFLEASVHAKLANLTTNLGALLVFGLQGEIWWLLGGLMALANVLGGFLGARLAIRLGSGFVRWVFLVVTGALAVRLAIDTVTLFT
- a CDS encoding HAD-IA family hydrolase; the encoded protein is MRALIWDLGGTLVDTYPDVDRALASRIDPQPGQELLHEVAVLTRRSSSEAITTLAMRHGLAEETLRAAYESTKRRWRTRPAPVMAGARELLAAVRDAGGINLVSTHRDRASATALLEDLGLTLDDIVCAPDGYPRKPDPTMIRALLSRHELDPGECLAVGDRPADVEAAHAAGVRGVLLETPGIPLQAGEAERITSLTELLGRVRG